The following coding sequences are from one Streptomyces sp. NBC_01485 window:
- a CDS encoding LacI family DNA-binding transcriptional regulator — translation MVTLAEVAQHAGVSASTVSYVLSGKRSISTSTRQRVEQSIRDLGYHPNAGARALASSKSNIIALMIPLRTDMYVPVMMEIAIAVATTARTHGYDVLLLTGEEGSDAVRRVTGSGLADAMIVMDVELDDERLPLLRSTHQPSVLIGLPADTSGLTCVDLDFAATGALCVEHLAALGHRDIAVIGEASAVYERHTGFAERTLDGLRYRAGELGLSMLHRPCEGGYDAMAVTLARILDERPGTTGFVVQNEAAVEPLLALLRQQGRAVPEDVSVVAICPDQVAVQASVRLTSVAIPAQEMGRHAVDRLVAKLEGRGSDEVVLIAPELTVRASTGPAPAAPGSGQAGK, via the coding sequence ATGGTCACCCTTGCCGAGGTCGCCCAGCACGCCGGAGTCTCGGCGAGCACGGTGAGCTATGTCCTCAGTGGCAAGCGGTCCATCTCCACGTCCACCCGGCAGCGGGTCGAGCAGAGCATCCGGGACCTGGGCTACCACCCGAACGCGGGCGCCCGCGCCCTGGCCAGCAGCAAGTCGAACATCATCGCGCTGATGATCCCGCTGCGCACCGACATGTACGTGCCGGTGATGATGGAGATCGCCATCGCGGTCGCCACCACGGCGCGCACGCACGGGTACGACGTCCTGCTGCTCACCGGCGAGGAGGGTTCCGACGCCGTCCGGCGTGTCACCGGCAGCGGGCTCGCCGACGCGATGATCGTGATGGACGTCGAACTGGACGACGAGCGGCTGCCGCTGCTGCGCTCCACCCATCAGCCGTCGGTGCTGATCGGGCTGCCCGCCGACACCTCCGGGCTGACCTGTGTCGACCTCGACTTCGCGGCGACCGGCGCGCTGTGCGTGGAGCACCTGGCGGCGCTGGGGCACCGCGACATAGCGGTCATCGGCGAGGCGTCGGCGGTCTACGAACGGCACACCGGCTTCGCCGAGCGCACGCTCGACGGACTCCGGTACCGGGCCGGGGAGTTGGGCCTCAGCATGCTGCACCGTCCGTGCGAGGGCGGGTACGACGCGATGGCCGTGACGCTGGCCCGGATCCTCGACGAGCGGCCGGGCACCACCGGGTTCGTCGTGCAGAACGAGGCGGCGGTGGAGCCGCTGCTCGCGCTGCTGCGGCAGCAGGGCCGGGCCGTGCCGGAAGACGTGTCGGTGGTGGCGATCTGCCCCGACCAGGTCGCCGTCCAGGCCTCGGTACGGCTGACGTCTGTCGCCATTCCCGCCCAGGAGATGGGCCGGCACGCGGTGGACCGCCTCGTCGCCAAGCTGGAGGGGCGTGGCAGCGACGAAGTCGTGCTGATCGCACCCGAGTTGACGGTCCGGGCGAGCACGGGACCGGCGCCCGCCGCGCCGGGAAGCGGTCAGGCAGGGAAGTAG
- a CDS encoding GH12 family glycosyl hydrolase domain-containing protein, translated as MQHRRPRLSKKARTLTAAAVALAAAAGVTVAQAGEPGGPGEPEKKCAAFDTVTLGKYYVNNNLWGQDKGTGSQCVWGASRPGSTISWGTGYTWADSAQGTDADVKSYASTVLGWHWGWKIDKAKSGLPVKVGDHRKVTASWDFSLPSHPGTLNVAYDLWLHAKSTADWQDQPTDEIMIWLNRQGGAGPLGTKYGSVSLNGAMWDIYQGDVGWKVYSFVRRANTTKATLNLDDFTQALVRRKLLSDDKYVSGIESGTEVFKGTGRLDTRSYSVTIG; from the coding sequence ATGCAACACCGTCGACCCCGCCTGTCGAAGAAGGCCAGGACGCTGACCGCCGCCGCGGTCGCCCTCGCGGCAGCCGCAGGCGTCACCGTCGCCCAGGCGGGCGAACCGGGCGGGCCGGGCGAGCCGGAGAAGAAGTGCGCGGCCTTCGACACGGTCACGCTCGGCAAGTACTACGTCAACAACAACCTCTGGGGTCAGGACAAGGGCACCGGCAGCCAGTGCGTCTGGGGCGCCTCCCGGCCGGGGTCGACGATCTCCTGGGGCACCGGCTACACCTGGGCCGACAGCGCCCAGGGCACCGACGCGGACGTGAAGTCGTACGCCTCCACCGTGCTCGGCTGGCACTGGGGCTGGAAGATCGACAAGGCGAAGTCGGGCCTGCCGGTCAAGGTCGGCGACCACAGGAAGGTGACCGCGAGCTGGGACTTCTCGCTCCCCTCCCACCCCGGCACCCTGAACGTCGCCTACGACCTGTGGCTGCACGCCAAGAGCACCGCGGACTGGCAGGACCAGCCCACCGACGAGATCATGATCTGGCTCAACCGGCAGGGCGGCGCGGGCCCGCTGGGCACCAAGTACGGCAGCGTCAGCCTCAACGGCGCGATGTGGGACATCTACCAGGGCGACGTCGGCTGGAAGGTGTACTCCTTCGTCCGCCGCGCCAACACCACCAAGGCCACGCTCAACCTGGACGACTTCACCCAGGCACTCGTTCGGCGCAAACTGCTCAGCGACGACAAGTACGTCTCCGGCATCGAGTCCGGCACCGAGGTCTTCAAGGGAACCGGCCGCCTGGACACCAGGTCGTACTCCGTCACCATCGGCTGA
- a CDS encoding acyl-CoA dehydrogenase family protein: MSAPPLKKPTVTEREARQVAEAAREQDWRKPSFAKELFLGRFRLDLIHPHPLPSDEAVRRGEQFLAKLRDFCETKVDAARIEREARIPDEVINGLKELGALGMKIDPKYGGLGLTQVYYNKALALVGSASPAIGVLLSAHQSIGVPQPLKMFGTDEQKQRFLPRCATTAISAFLLTEPDVGSDPARLATSAVPDGDDYVLDGVKLWTTNGVVADLLVVMARVPKSEGHKGGITAFVVETDSPGITVENRNAFMGLRGIENGVTRLHQVRVPAAHRIGPEGAGLKIALTTLNTGRLSLPASCVAAGKWSLKIAREWSAAREQWGKPIAHHEAVGAKISFIAATTFALEAVLDLSSQMADEDRNDIRIEGALAKLIASEMGWRMADELVQIRGGRGFETAESLAARGEKAVPAEQLLRDLRINRIFEGSTEIMHLLIAREAVDAHLTVAGDLIDPDKSLQDKAKAGANAGVFYAKWLPKLVAGPGQLPSSYSEFKQGGVDLSPHLRYVERHARKLARSTFYAMSRWQGRMETKQGFLGRIVDIGAELFAMSAACVRAELLRSRGEHGREAYQLADTFCHQSRIRVDELFTRLWSNTDDLDRKVVKGVMAGSYEWLEQGIVDPSGDGPWIADATPGPSEKENLHRPIR; this comes from the coding sequence ATGTCCGCACCACCCCTCAAGAAACCCACCGTCACCGAACGCGAGGCCCGCCAGGTGGCGGAGGCCGCCCGGGAGCAGGACTGGCGCAAGCCCAGCTTCGCCAAGGAACTGTTCCTGGGCCGCTTCCGCCTCGACCTCATCCACCCCCACCCGCTCCCCTCCGACGAGGCCGTCCGGCGCGGCGAGCAGTTCCTGGCCAAACTCCGCGACTTCTGCGAGACGAAGGTGGACGCGGCCCGCATCGAGCGCGAGGCCCGCATCCCCGACGAGGTGATCAACGGGCTCAAGGAGCTCGGCGCCCTCGGCATGAAGATCGACCCCAAGTACGGCGGCCTCGGCCTCACCCAGGTGTACTACAACAAGGCGCTGGCCCTGGTCGGCTCGGCCAGCCCGGCGATCGGAGTGCTGCTGTCGGCGCACCAGTCGATCGGCGTACCGCAGCCGCTGAAGATGTTCGGCACCGACGAGCAGAAGCAGCGGTTCCTGCCGCGCTGCGCCACCACCGCCATCAGCGCCTTCCTCCTCACCGAGCCCGACGTCGGCTCCGACCCGGCCCGCCTCGCGACGAGCGCGGTGCCGGACGGGGACGACTACGTCCTCGACGGGGTCAAGCTGTGGACGACCAACGGCGTGGTCGCCGACCTGCTGGTGGTCATGGCCCGGGTTCCGAAGAGCGAGGGCCACAAGGGCGGCATCACCGCGTTCGTCGTGGAGACGGACTCGCCCGGCATCACCGTCGAGAACCGCAACGCCTTCATGGGCCTGCGCGGCATCGAGAACGGCGTCACCCGCCTCCACCAGGTGCGGGTCCCGGCCGCGCACCGCATCGGCCCCGAGGGCGCCGGCCTGAAGATCGCCCTCACCACCCTCAACACCGGCCGGCTCTCACTGCCCGCGTCCTGCGTGGCCGCCGGCAAGTGGAGCCTGAAGATCGCCCGCGAGTGGTCGGCGGCCCGTGAGCAGTGGGGCAAGCCGATCGCCCACCACGAGGCGGTCGGCGCGAAGATCAGCTTCATCGCGGCGACGACCTTCGCCCTGGAGGCGGTGCTCGACCTCTCCTCGCAGATGGCCGACGAGGACCGCAACGACATCCGCATCGAGGGCGCGCTGGCCAAGCTCATCGCCTCCGAGATGGGCTGGCGCATGGCCGACGAACTCGTCCAGATCCGCGGCGGCCGGGGCTTCGAGACGGCGGAGTCGCTCGCGGCGCGGGGCGAGAAGGCCGTCCCCGCCGAACAGCTCCTGCGCGATCTGCGGATCAACCGCATCTTCGAGGGCTCGACGGAGATCATGCACCTCCTGATCGCCCGCGAGGCCGTCGACGCCCACCTCACGGTCGCCGGCGACCTCATCGACCCCGACAAGTCCCTCCAGGACAAGGCGAAGGCGGGCGCGAACGCCGGCGTCTTCTACGCCAAGTGGCTCCCGAAACTGGTCGCGGGACCAGGCCAACTGCCCTCCTCGTACAGCGAGTTCAAACAGGGCGGCGTCGACCTCTCGCCGCACCTGCGCTACGTCGAACGGCACGCCCGCAAACTCGCCCGCTCCACCTTCTACGCCATGTCCCGCTGGCAGGGCCGGATGGAGACCAAGCAGGGCTTCCTCGGCCGGATCGTCGACATCGGCGCCGAACTGTTCGCGATGAGCGCCGCCTGCGTCCGCGCGGAACTGCTGCGCTCGCGCGGCGAGCACGGCCGCGAGGCCTACCAGCTCGCCGACACGTTCTGCCACCAGTCCCGCATCCGCGTCGACGAGCTCTTCACCCGCCTCTGGAGCAACACCGACGACCTGGACCGCAAGGTCGTCAAGGGCGTCATGGCCGGCAGCTACGAGTGGCTGGAACAGGGCATCGTCGACCCGTCCGGCGACGGCCCCTGGATCGCCGACGCCACACCGGGCCCGAGCGAGAAGGAGAACCTCCACCGCCCGATCAGGTGA
- the dxr gene encoding 1-deoxy-D-xylulose-5-phosphate reductoisomerase: protein MSDSPASRGFPARALADPHLVYDPVVRDGPKDVVILGSTGSIGTQAIDLVLRNPDRFRVTGLSANGGRVALLAEQAHRLRVRTVAVAREDVVPALREALAAEYGPREPLPELLAGPEAAAHLAASDCHTVLNGITGSIGLAPTLAALEAGRTLALANKESLIVGGPLVKALAAPGQIIPVDSEHAALFQALAAGTRADVRKLVVTASGGPFRGRTKQQLAHVTVEEALAHPTWSMGPVITINSATLVNKGLEVIEAHLLYDIPFDRIEVVVHPQSYVHSMVEFTDGSTLAQATPPDMRGPIAIGLGWPGRVPDAAPAFDWSTASTWEFFPLDNEAFPSVGLARHVGELAGTAPAVFNAANEECVEAFRKGALPFNGIMETVTKVVEEHDTPVTGTSLTVSDVLQAETWARARVQELTVTAEARA from the coding sequence ATGAGCGACAGTCCAGCCTCCCGAGGATTCCCGGCCCGTGCCCTCGCCGACCCCCACCTCGTCTACGACCCCGTCGTGCGCGACGGCCCCAAAGACGTGGTGATCCTCGGCTCCACCGGGTCGATCGGCACCCAGGCCATCGACCTCGTGCTGCGCAACCCGGACCGCTTCCGGGTGACCGGCCTGTCCGCCAACGGCGGCCGGGTCGCCCTCCTCGCCGAGCAGGCGCACCGCCTGCGGGTGCGGACCGTCGCCGTCGCCCGCGAGGACGTCGTACCGGCCCTGCGCGAGGCGCTCGCCGCAGAGTACGGCCCTCGCGAGCCGCTCCCCGAGCTCCTCGCGGGCCCGGAGGCCGCCGCCCACCTCGCCGCCTCCGACTGCCACACCGTGCTGAACGGCATCACCGGCTCCATCGGCCTCGCGCCCACCCTCGCCGCCCTGGAGGCGGGCCGCACCCTCGCGCTCGCCAACAAGGAGTCGCTCATCGTCGGCGGCCCGCTGGTGAAGGCGCTGGCCGCGCCCGGCCAGATCATCCCGGTGGACTCCGAGCACGCGGCCCTCTTCCAGGCTCTGGCCGCGGGCACCCGCGCGGACGTCCGCAAGCTGGTCGTCACCGCCTCCGGCGGCCCCTTCCGCGGCCGTACGAAGCAGCAGCTCGCGCACGTCACGGTCGAGGAGGCCCTCGCCCACCCCACCTGGTCCATGGGCCCGGTGATCACGATCAACTCCGCGACCCTGGTCAACAAGGGCCTGGAGGTCATCGAGGCGCACCTGCTCTACGACATTCCCTTCGACCGCATTGAGGTCGTCGTACACCCCCAGTCGTATGTCCACTCGATGGTTGAGTTCACGGACGGATCGACACTGGCGCAGGCGACGCCCCCCGACATGCGCGGGCCCATCGCCATCGGCCTCGGCTGGCCCGGGCGCGTGCCCGACGCGGCACCCGCCTTCGACTGGAGCACGGCGTCGACGTGGGAGTTCTTCCCGCTCGACAACGAGGCCTTCCCCTCGGTCGGCCTCGCCCGGCACGTGGGCGAGCTCGCGGGCACGGCCCCGGCGGTGTTCAATGCCGCCAACGAGGAGTGCGTGGAGGCGTTCCGCAAGGGCGCGCTGCCGTTCAACGGGATCATGGAGACCGTCACCAAGGTCGTGGAGGAACACGACACGCCGGTGACGGGAACTTCACTCACCGTGTCGGACGTCCTCCAAGCGGAGACCTGGGCACGGGCCCGGGTCCAGGAACTGACGGTTACCGCGGAGGCGCGTGCATGA
- a CDS encoding M50 family metallopeptidase, translating into MTALMMILGIVVFAVGLLFSIAWHELGHLSTAKLFGIRVPQYMVGFGPTIFSRNKGETEYGIKAIPFGGYIRMIGMFPPGEDGRISARSTSPWRGMIEDARSAAYEELQPGDETRMFYTRKPWKRVIVMFAGPFMNLVLAAVLFLTVLMGFGISQQTNTVSSVSPCVIAQSQKRDACKSTDPASPAAAAGMKPGDKIVAFAGQRTDDWNKLSDLIRVSAGKDVAIVVDRKGQELTLHTTIATNLVAKKDSSGAYVQGEYVKAGFLGFSAATGVVKQDFGDSVSWMTDRVGDAVDSIAALPGKIPALWNAAFDGAPREPDSPMGVVGAARVGGEIFTLDIPASQQLAMAVMLVAGFNLSLFLFNMLPLLPLDGGHVAGALWESLRRNLAKLLKRPDPGPFDVAKLMPVAYVVAGVFICFTILVLIADVVNPVRIS; encoded by the coding sequence ATGACAGCCCTGATGATGATCCTCGGCATAGTCGTCTTCGCGGTCGGCCTGCTGTTCTCGATCGCCTGGCACGAGCTGGGGCACCTGTCCACGGCCAAGCTCTTCGGCATCCGCGTGCCGCAGTACATGGTCGGCTTCGGCCCGACGATCTTCTCGCGCAACAAGGGCGAGACCGAGTACGGCATCAAGGCCATCCCCTTCGGCGGCTACATCCGCATGATCGGCATGTTCCCGCCGGGTGAGGACGGCCGGATCTCGGCCCGCTCCACCTCCCCCTGGCGCGGCATGATCGAGGACGCCCGCTCGGCCGCGTACGAGGAACTCCAGCCGGGCGACGAGACCCGCATGTTCTACACGCGCAAGCCGTGGAAGCGCGTCATCGTGATGTTCGCGGGCCCCTTCATGAACCTGGTGCTCGCGGCCGTCCTGTTCCTCACGGTCCTGATGGGCTTCGGCATCTCGCAGCAGACCAACACGGTCAGCTCGGTCTCCCCCTGCGTCATCGCGCAGAGCCAGAAGCGCGACGCGTGCAAGTCGACCGACCCGGCCTCCCCGGCCGCGGCCGCCGGCATGAAGCCCGGCGACAAGATCGTCGCCTTCGCCGGCCAGCGGACGGACGACTGGAACAAGCTCTCCGACCTGATCCGGGTCAGCGCCGGCAAGGACGTGGCCATCGTCGTCGACCGCAAGGGCCAGGAACTGACCCTGCACACGACCATCGCCACCAACCTGGTGGCCAAGAAGGACTCCAGCGGGGCGTACGTCCAGGGCGAGTACGTCAAGGCGGGCTTCCTCGGCTTCAGCGCGGCCACCGGCGTCGTCAAGCAGGACTTCGGCGACTCCGTGTCCTGGATGACCGACCGGGTCGGCGACGCCGTCGACTCCATCGCCGCCCTCCCCGGCAAGATCCCGGCCCTGTGGAACGCGGCCTTCGACGGCGCGCCCCGCGAGCCGGACTCGCCGATGGGCGTGGTCGGCGCGGCCCGTGTCGGCGGTGAGATCTTCACCCTGGACATTCCGGCCTCGCAGCAGTTGGCCATGGCCGTGATGCTCGTCGCGGGCTTCAACCTCTCCCTGTTCCTCTTCAACATGCTCCCGCTGCTGCCCCTGGACGGCGGGCATGTCGCGGGCGCCCTGTGGGAGTCGCTGCGCCGCAACCTGGCGAAGCTCCTGAAGCGCCCGGACCCGGGCCCGTTCGACGTGGCGAAGCTGATGCCGGTGGCCTATGTGGTGGCGGGGGTCTTCATCTGCTTCACGATCTTGGTCTTGATCGCAGATGTAGTAAATCCGGTGCGGATCTCATAG
- the ispG gene encoding flavodoxin-dependent (E)-4-hydroxy-3-methylbut-2-enyl-diphosphate synthase has product MTAISLGMPSVPTRLAERRKSRQIQVGSVAVGGDAPVSVQSMTTTRTSDIGATLQQIAELTASGCQIVRVACPTQDDADALSTIARKSQIPVIADIHFQPKYVFSAIEAGCAAVRVNPGNIKQFDDKVKEIAKAAKDHGTPIRIGVNAGSLDRRLLQKYGKATPEALAESALWEASLFEEHDFRDIKISVKHNDPVIMVEAYRQLAAQCDYPLHLGVTEAGPAFQGTIKSAVAFGALLSQGIGDTIRVSLSAPPVEEVKVGNQILESLNLRQRGLEIVSCPSCGRAQVDVYKLAEEVTAGLEGMEVPLRVAVMGCVVNGPGEAREADLGVASGNGKGQIFVKGEVIKTVPESKIVETLIEEAMKLAEQMEAAGIASGEPSVSVAG; this is encoded by the coding sequence ATGACTGCGATTTCTCTCGGCATGCCGTCCGTTCCGACCAGGCTCGCCGAGCGCCGCAAGAGCCGGCAGATCCAGGTCGGCTCAGTGGCGGTGGGCGGAGACGCGCCGGTGTCGGTGCAGTCGATGACCACGACCCGCACGTCGGACATCGGCGCGACCTTGCAGCAGATCGCGGAACTCACCGCGTCCGGCTGCCAGATCGTCCGGGTGGCCTGCCCGACCCAGGACGACGCGGACGCGCTGTCGACGATCGCCCGCAAGTCGCAGATCCCGGTGATCGCGGACATCCACTTCCAGCCGAAGTACGTCTTCTCCGCGATCGAGGCGGGCTGCGCGGCGGTCCGGGTCAACCCCGGCAACATCAAGCAGTTCGACGACAAGGTCAAGGAGATCGCCAAGGCGGCGAAGGACCACGGCACCCCGATCCGCATCGGCGTCAACGCCGGTTCGCTGGACCGCCGCCTTCTCCAGAAGTACGGCAAAGCGACCCCGGAGGCCCTGGCCGAGTCGGCGCTCTGGGAGGCGTCCCTCTTCGAGGAGCACGACTTCCGCGACATCAAGATCTCGGTCAAGCACAACGACCCGGTGATCATGGTCGAGGCGTACCGCCAGCTCGCCGCCCAGTGCGACTACCCCCTCCACCTCGGCGTCACGGAGGCCGGCCCCGCCTTCCAGGGCACGATCAAGTCGGCGGTGGCCTTCGGCGCGCTCCTGTCCCAGGGCATCGGCGACACGATCCGGGTCTCCCTGTCGGCCCCGCCGGTCGAGGAGGTCAAGGTCGGCAACCAGATCCTGGAGTCCCTGAACCTCAGGCAGCGCGGCCTGGAAATCGTCTCCTGCCCGTCCTGCGGCCGCGCCCAGGTGGACGTGTACAAACTGGCCGAGGAAGTCACAGCGGGCCTTGAGGGCATGGAGGTCCCGCTGCGCGTCGCCGTCATGGGCTGCGTGGTGAACGGCCCCGGCGAGGCCCGGGAAGCCGACCTGGGCGTGGCCTCCGGCAACGGCAAGGGCCAGATCTTCGTCAAGGGCGAGGTCATCAAGACCGTCCCCGAGTCCAAGATCGTGGAAACCCTGATCGAAGAGGCCATGAAACTGGCCGAACAAATGGAAGCAGCCGGCATCGCCTCCGGCGAACCGTCGGTATCGGTCGCGGGCTGA